A stretch of the Streptomyces sp. NBC_00078 genome encodes the following:
- a CDS encoding glutamate-5-semialdehyde dehydrogenase, with protein sequence MTTLSPYDSMSPVTRAAYRAKAAAADLAPLPRAVKDDALLAVADALEVRTSEIVEANAKDIAKAREAGTSEAIVDRLTLTPERVRAIASDVRDVVALPDPVGEVVRGSTLPNGIDLRQVRVPLGVVGIIYEARPNVTVDAAALCLKSGNAVLLRGSASAYESNTALVRVLRDAVGGAGLPADAIQLVPGESRESVRELMRARGLVDVLIPRGGASLIQTVVSEATVPVIETGTGNCHVYVDAAADLDMAVDILINSKAHRVSVCNAAETLLVHQDIASEFLPRALDALAEAGVTVHADPRVLAYAKDSKATVVEATPEDWDTEYLSYDIAAAVVDSLDKAVEHIRLWSSGHTEAIVTTSQQAARRFTQLVDSTTVAVNASTRFTDGGQFGFGAEIGISTQKLHARGPMGLPELTSTKYIVTGDGHIRR encoded by the coding sequence ATGACCACGCTTTCGCCGTACGACTCCATGTCCCCGGTCACCCGGGCCGCCTACCGCGCCAAGGCCGCCGCCGCCGACCTCGCCCCGCTGCCGCGCGCGGTGAAGGACGACGCGCTGCTCGCCGTCGCGGACGCCCTGGAGGTCCGTACGAGCGAGATCGTCGAGGCCAACGCCAAGGACATCGCCAAGGCCCGCGAGGCCGGCACCAGCGAGGCCATCGTCGACCGGCTGACGCTCACGCCCGAGCGGGTGCGCGCGATCGCCTCGGACGTACGGGACGTCGTCGCGCTGCCCGACCCGGTCGGCGAGGTCGTCCGCGGCTCGACCCTCCCGAACGGCATCGACCTGCGCCAGGTCCGCGTCCCGCTGGGCGTCGTCGGCATCATCTACGAGGCCCGCCCGAACGTGACCGTGGACGCGGCGGCGCTCTGCCTGAAGTCCGGCAACGCGGTCCTGCTGCGCGGCTCGGCCTCGGCCTACGAGTCGAACACCGCCCTCGTACGGGTGCTGCGCGACGCCGTGGGCGGCGCCGGGCTGCCCGCCGACGCCATCCAGCTCGTGCCCGGGGAGAGCCGCGAGAGCGTGCGTGAGCTGATGCGCGCCCGAGGCCTGGTCGACGTGCTGATCCCGCGCGGCGGTGCCTCCCTGATCCAGACGGTCGTCTCCGAGGCCACCGTCCCCGTCATCGAGACCGGCACCGGCAACTGCCACGTCTACGTCGACGCGGCCGCCGACCTCGACATGGCCGTCGACATCCTGATCAACTCCAAGGCCCACCGGGTGAGCGTCTGCAACGCCGCCGAGACCCTCCTCGTCCACCAGGACATCGCCTCCGAGTTCCTGCCGCGGGCCCTGGACGCCCTCGCGGAGGCCGGGGTGACCGTGCACGCCGACCCGCGCGTGCTGGCGTACGCGAAGGACTCCAAGGCGACCGTCGTCGAGGCCACACCGGAGGACTGGGACACCGAGTACCTCTCCTACGACATCGCCGCCGCCGTCGTCGACTCCCTGGACAAGGCCGTCGAGCACATCCGGCTGTGGTCCTCCGGTCACACCGAGGCGATCGTCACGACCTCCCAGCAGGCCGCCCGCCGCTTCACCCAGCTCGTCGACTCCACCACCGTCGCCGTGAACGCCTCCACCCGCTTCACCGACGGCGGCCAGTTCGGCTTCGGTGCGGAGATCGGCATCTCCACGCAGAAGCTGCACGCGCGCGGGCCGATGGGGCTGCCGGAACTGACGAGCACCAAGTACATCGTCACCGGGGACGGGCACATCCGGCGCTGA
- a CDS encoding glycosyltransferase family 2 protein translates to MTVAQPDVSVIIGAYEAMPYLVECLASVEAQTIDPERIEVIAVDDGSTDGTGEYLEEFAARVTMPVTVIRQDNSGGPSGPRNVGLGKAAGRYVFFLDADDRLGPQALERMVAMADRNGTDVVLGRVEGINRKPPQSMWGKTFERTDVFSSNIKFTLSAQKLFRREFLDRHGMRFDESLWTGEDALFTMEAYLRSDGVSVLADYTCYYLVGRDDGKHVTKSGSYTLRFDSARALMNLIAGLVPAGERRDALMIRPFLVTLLPQFGPRYLKDSEKVRRHKFELAKPLMEEFWGEGVAGRLKVEERLRLHLVAEQRPELLVGVVEFVKAKKQPAALLEKKGRHVYLAYPLFRDAAAGIPDSVYLAAPREARAVPGYREHSPASVLRRAARKARRVLRSRTTASRPRTPGGTGTAAAA, encoded by the coding sequence GTGACCGTCGCGCAGCCTGATGTGAGCGTGATCATCGGCGCGTACGAAGCGATGCCATATCTGGTCGAGTGCCTCGCGTCCGTCGAGGCACAGACCATCGACCCGGAGCGCATCGAGGTCATCGCGGTGGATGACGGGTCCACCGACGGGACGGGGGAGTACCTGGAGGAGTTCGCGGCGCGCGTGACCATGCCGGTCACGGTGATCCGGCAGGACAACTCCGGCGGCCCGAGCGGGCCGCGCAACGTCGGGCTCGGCAAGGCCGCCGGGCGCTACGTCTTCTTCCTCGACGCCGACGACCGGCTGGGCCCTCAGGCGCTGGAGCGGATGGTCGCGATGGCCGACCGCAACGGCACGGACGTGGTCCTCGGCCGGGTCGAGGGCATCAACCGCAAGCCGCCGCAGTCGATGTGGGGAAAGACGTTCGAGCGTACGGACGTGTTCTCCTCCAACATCAAGTTCACGCTGAGCGCGCAGAAGCTGTTCCGGCGGGAGTTCCTGGACCGGCACGGCATGCGCTTCGACGAGTCCCTGTGGACCGGCGAGGACGCGCTGTTCACGATGGAGGCCTATCTGCGGTCGGACGGCGTCTCCGTGCTGGCCGACTACACCTGCTACTACCTGGTCGGCCGGGACGACGGCAAACACGTGACGAAGAGCGGGAGTTACACCCTGCGCTTCGACTCAGCGCGTGCCCTGATGAACCTGATAGCCGGGCTGGTCCCCGCGGGGGAGCGGCGCGACGCGCTCATGATCCGGCCCTTCCTGGTCACGCTGCTCCCGCAGTTCGGTCCCCGGTACCTCAAGGACAGCGAGAAGGTCCGCCGGCACAAGTTCGAGCTGGCGAAGCCGCTGATGGAGGAGTTCTGGGGTGAGGGCGTGGCCGGCCGTCTGAAGGTCGAGGAGCGGCTCAGGCTGCATCTGGTCGCCGAACAGCGCCCCGAACTCCTCGTCGGCGTCGTGGAGTTCGTCAAGGCGAAGAAGCAGCCGGCCGCGCTCCTGGAGAAGAAGGGCCGCCACGTCTATCTCGCCTACCCGCTCTTCCGCGACGCCGCGGCGGGCATCCCCGACTCGGTCTACCTCGCCGCTCCCCGCGAGGCCCGCGCCGTCCCGGGCTACCGGGAGCACTCGCCCGCCTCGGTGCTGCGCCGCGCGGCCCGCAAGGCGCGCCGGGTGCTCAGGTCCCGGACGACGGCGAGCAGGCCGCGGACGCCGGGGGGCACGGGCACCGCGGCGGCGGCCTGA
- the nadD gene encoding nicotinate-nucleotide adenylyltransferase: protein MGEQDMPTGPATGTADGTENRPESGPAAQPRRANGPGNGPSNPGKRRLGVMGGTFDPIHHGHLVAASEVAAQFHLDQVVFVPTGQPWQKTHRHVSPAEDRYLMTVIATAENPQFSVSRIDIDRGGPTYTVDTLRDLRALNPDTDLFFITGADALAQLLTWRDTAELFSLAHFIGCTRPGHHLTDHGLPEGGVSLVEVPALAISSTECRARVAKGDPIWYMVPDGVVRYIDKRELYRGE from the coding sequence ATGGGAGAGCAGGACATGCCTACCGGTCCGGCGACCGGCACGGCGGACGGCACGGAAAACCGTCCGGAGAGCGGCCCCGCCGCGCAGCCGCGACGGGCGAACGGCCCCGGCAACGGCCCGTCGAACCCCGGCAAGCGCCGCCTCGGCGTCATGGGCGGAACGTTCGACCCGATCCACCACGGGCACCTCGTGGCGGCCAGCGAGGTCGCCGCGCAGTTCCACCTGGACCAGGTGGTGTTCGTCCCGACCGGCCAGCCGTGGCAGAAGACCCACCGCCATGTCTCCCCGGCCGAGGACCGCTATCTGATGACGGTCATCGCGACCGCCGAGAACCCGCAGTTCTCGGTGAGCCGCATCGACATCGACCGCGGCGGCCCGACCTACACCGTGGACACCCTGCGCGACCTGCGCGCACTCAACCCCGACACGGACCTCTTCTTCATCACCGGCGCCGACGCCCTGGCCCAACTGCTGACCTGGCGGGACACGGCGGAACTCTTCTCCCTCGCGCACTTCATCGGCTGCACCCGGCCCGGCCACCACCTGACCGACCACGGTCTCCCGGAGGGCGGTGTCTCGCTGGTGGAGGTTCCCGCGCTGGCCATCTCCTCCACAGAGTGCCGTGCGAGAGTCGCCAAGGGAGATCCCATCTGGTACATGGTGCCGGACGGAGTTGTGCGCTACATCGACAAGCGCGAGCTGTACCGCGGCGAGTGA
- the rsfS gene encoding ribosome silencing factor, whose translation MTATDRSTELINTAAQAAADKLAHDIIAYDVSDVLSITDAFLLASAPNDRQVKSIVDEIEERLQKELGAKPVRREGDREARWVLLDYVDIVVHVQHSEERVFYALERLWKDCPELELPADAKATRGKAEEHAKLRAAEEAADLGGEW comes from the coding sequence GTGACCGCGACTGACCGCTCCACCGAGCTCATCAACACCGCCGCTCAGGCGGCCGCCGACAAGCTCGCGCACGACATCATCGCCTACGACGTCAGCGACGTCCTGTCGATCACGGACGCCTTCCTGCTGGCCTCCGCGCCCAACGACCGCCAGGTCAAGTCGATCGTCGACGAGATCGAGGAGCGGCTCCAGAAGGAGCTCGGCGCCAAGCCGGTGCGCCGCGAGGGCGACCGCGAGGCCCGCTGGGTCCTGCTCGACTACGTCGACATCGTCGTCCATGTCCAGCACAGCGAGGAGCGTGTCTTCTACGCCCTGGAGCGGCTGTGGAAGGACTGCCCCGAGCTGGAGCTGCCCGCCGACGCGAAGGCCACCCGGGGCAAGGCCGAGGAGCACGCCAAGCTGCGGGCTGCCGAGGAGGCGGCCGACCTGGGCGGTGAGTGGTGA
- a CDS encoding LCP family protein, with protein MNDRYDAGYGGDHEEQEEPYELVGYDEYGRPIYRQAQPRQAPPQQYDPYAQQQGYGYDPYATGRQQPVLPQQYDPYGTGQQPPVPSYDAHGTGGTAQGAAPGAPYDPYGRAAAGGQQPRVAEQTAYIPQQAGPSEPAQDDPRTAARPERDYHTEQFAFVEDPDRDSEDVIDWLNFTENRTERREEAKRRARSRLVALVVVLALVAVGSVGYLWYAGKLPGQSSSSGSRTGTATAAGAQNRDVIVVHLHNTKKGGTSTALLVDNTTTKQATTVLLPNSLSLTDDDGTTTTLAKSVDDDGSSGTRDALDTVLGTDIEGTWRLDTPYLQNLVDLVGNIDVDTNADVPDPDAKKGSAPLVHKGKGQTLSGKTAVAYATYRASGEAQNAQLERFGQVMQGVLRKLSSDPTGATTTVQTLAQILDPSLTDKDLGTFLAKLADLAKGGDYKTALLPVQNDGTLSAQAGASVVKNILGGTAKSPDQGSAVRVSVQNGSGAKDNTEKARVVLLNGGFTFLGGGTAPTSATSEVVYTDAADKENATEVAKTLGLPAGSVTKGATTSNADVSVTLGQDYKPSSS; from the coding sequence GTGAACGACCGATACGACGCGGGCTACGGCGGCGACCATGAGGAGCAGGAGGAGCCGTACGAGCTCGTCGGCTACGACGAGTACGGCCGGCCCATCTACCGGCAGGCCCAGCCGCGGCAGGCTCCCCCGCAGCAGTACGACCCGTACGCCCAGCAGCAGGGCTACGGATACGACCCGTACGCGACCGGCCGGCAGCAGCCGGTCCTGCCGCAGCAGTACGACCCCTACGGCACCGGCCAGCAGCCTCCCGTGCCCTCCTACGACGCCCATGGCACCGGGGGGACGGCCCAGGGCGCTGCTCCCGGAGCGCCGTACGACCCCTACGGGCGGGCCGCGGCCGGCGGTCAGCAGCCCCGTGTCGCCGAGCAGACCGCCTACATCCCGCAGCAGGCCGGCCCGTCGGAGCCGGCACAGGACGACCCCCGGACCGCCGCCCGGCCCGAACGGGACTACCACACCGAGCAGTTCGCCTTCGTCGAGGATCCCGACAGGGACTCCGAAGACGTCATCGACTGGTTGAACTTCACCGAGAACCGCACCGAGCGACGCGAGGAGGCCAAGCGCCGCGCCCGCAGCCGCCTCGTCGCCCTCGTCGTGGTCCTGGCCCTGGTCGCGGTCGGCTCGGTGGGCTACCTCTGGTACGCCGGGAAGCTGCCGGGCCAGTCGTCGTCGTCCGGCTCCAGGACCGGTACGGCGACCGCCGCGGGCGCCCAGAACCGCGACGTGATCGTCGTGCACCTGCACAACACCAAGAAGGGCGGCACCTCCACGGCGCTGCTCGTCGACAACACCACCACCAAGCAGGCCACCACCGTGCTGCTGCCCAACTCCCTCTCTCTGACCGACGACGACGGCACCACGACCACCCTCGCCAAGTCGGTCGACGACGACGGCTCCTCGGGCACCCGCGACGCCCTCGACACGGTCCTCGGCACCGACATCGAGGGCACCTGGCGGCTGGACACCCCTTACCTGCAGAACCTCGTCGACCTCGTGGGCAACATCGACGTCGACACCAACGCCGACGTACCGGACCCGGACGCCAAGAAGGGCAGCGCGCCGCTGGTGCACAAGGGCAAGGGCCAGACCCTCAGCGGCAAGACGGCCGTCGCCTACGCCACCTACCGCGCCTCCGGCGAGGCCCAGAACGCCCAGCTGGAGCGGTTCGGCCAGGTCATGCAGGGCGTGCTGCGCAAGCTGTCCTCCGATCCGACGGGGGCGACGACCACCGTGCAGACCCTGGCGCAGATCCTGGACCCCTCACTCACCGACAAGGACCTCGGCACCTTCCTCGCCAAGCTCGCCGATCTCGCCAAGGGCGGCGACTACAAGACCGCGCTCCTGCCCGTGCAGAACGACGGCACGCTGAGCGCGCAGGCCGGCGCCAGTGTGGTCAAGAACATCCTCGGCGGCACCGCCAAGAGCCCCGACCAGGGCTCCGCCGTGCGGGTCTCCGTCCAGAACGGCAGCGGGGCCAAGGACAACACCGAGAAGGCCCGCGTCGTACTCCTCAACGGCGGCTTCACCTTCCTGGGAGGCGGCACCGCCCCCACGTCGGCCACCTCCGAGGTCGTCTACACCGACGCCGCCGACAAGGAGAACGCCACCGAGGTCGCCAAGACCCTGGGCCTGCCCGCCGGCTCCGTCACCAAGGGCGCGACCACCTCGAACGCGGACGTCTCGGTGACCCTCGGCCAGGACTACAAGCCGTCGTCGTCCTAG
- a CDS encoding polysaccharide pyruvyl transferase family protein: MQPTEVRRARRILLRSGKSPFDVFPVEEALDQDVIATNSGNLIFSDASHKILETPGTEVVSNTMRTEVAAAGLINEEYDAFVVPLANAFRPSFEAGLKRLTRLISRLKIPVVVLGIGAQTGLNYNAARLKPMEPAVREFVSAVLDRSASIGVRGEFTEKYLKDMGFSDVEVIGCPSLFMYGKELAVDKRTPALTAGSRIAVNGSHSAVQKQGLGKVIDRAHARYPHLTFIGQNLSDARQLHWRDLSHPNAAVTAIPTHPDHPMYREDKVRVYVDPVTWIDDLRAYDFSFGSRIHGNIAALLAGTPATVLCGDSRTLELCRYFDIPHRRIDRLPPDLDPAQLYEEADFTGLTGGHLERFERFTGFLDRNGLENTFTHGDGGAGFEARMKELAFPAGIRPWNDADLASLTSRFGWMQSRITELSLDNAQLKRELERGTAKQGTAAPSTSVYRRARRVVGRPIRRALQSGR, translated from the coding sequence GTGCAACCTACAGAAGTTCGCCGTGCAAGGCGCATCCTCCTGCGTTCGGGGAAGAGTCCCTTCGACGTCTTCCCCGTGGAGGAGGCCCTCGACCAGGACGTCATCGCCACCAACTCCGGCAACCTGATCTTCAGTGACGCCTCGCACAAGATCCTCGAAACACCGGGGACCGAGGTCGTCTCGAACACCATGCGGACCGAAGTGGCGGCGGCGGGCCTGATCAACGAGGAGTACGACGCGTTCGTCGTGCCGCTGGCCAATGCGTTCCGGCCGTCGTTCGAGGCCGGGCTGAAGCGGTTGACGCGGCTGATCAGCAGGCTCAAGATCCCGGTCGTGGTGCTGGGCATCGGTGCGCAGACCGGGCTGAACTACAACGCGGCCCGGCTGAAGCCGATGGAACCGGCCGTGCGCGAGTTCGTCTCCGCGGTGCTCGACCGCAGTGCCTCGATCGGGGTGCGGGGCGAGTTCACCGAGAAGTACCTCAAGGACATGGGGTTCAGCGACGTCGAGGTCATCGGCTGCCCGTCGCTGTTCATGTACGGCAAGGAACTGGCCGTGGACAAGCGGACGCCGGCCCTCACCGCCGGCTCCCGGATCGCGGTCAACGGCTCGCACAGCGCGGTGCAGAAGCAGGGTCTGGGCAAGGTCATCGACCGCGCCCACGCCCGCTATCCGCATCTGACGTTCATCGGCCAGAACCTCAGCGACGCGCGGCAGTTGCACTGGCGGGACCTGTCCCACCCGAACGCGGCGGTGACGGCGATCCCGACGCATCCCGACCACCCGATGTACCGGGAGGACAAGGTCCGGGTCTACGTCGACCCGGTCACCTGGATCGACGACCTGCGCGCGTACGACTTCTCCTTCGGGTCCCGCATCCACGGCAATATCGCGGCGCTGCTCGCGGGCACCCCCGCCACCGTGCTGTGCGGCGACTCGCGGACGCTGGAGCTGTGCCGCTACTTCGACATCCCGCACCGCCGCATCGACAGACTGCCCCCTGATCTGGACCCCGCGCAGCTCTACGAGGAGGCCGACTTCACCGGCCTGACCGGTGGTCACCTGGAGCGCTTCGAGCGGTTCACGGGGTTCCTGGACAGGAACGGCCTGGAGAACACGTTCACGCACGGCGACGGCGGCGCGGGCTTCGAGGCCCGGATGAAGGAGCTGGCCTTCCCGGCGGGCATCCGCCCCTGGAACGATGCCGACCTCGCCTCGCTCACCTCACGGTTCGGCTGGATGCAGAGCCGCATCACCGAACTGTCGCTGGACAACGCCCAGTTGAAGCGGGAGCTGGAACGAGGCACGGCCAAGCAGGGTACGGCGGCGCCGTCGACGTCCGTCTACCGCCGGGCCCGCCGCGTCGTGGGCCGCCCGATCCGACGTGCCCTGCAGTCGGGCCGGTAA
- the proB gene encoding glutamate 5-kinase, protein MIEARRIVVKVGSSSLTTAAGGLDADRVDALVDALAKSRSGGEKEIVLVSSGAIAAGLAPLGLRRRPRDLARQQAAASVGQGLLVARYAASFARYGVRVGQVLLTSDDMSRRAHHRNASRTLDKLLAMGAFPIVNENDTVATDEIRFGDNDRLAALVAHLVHADLLVLLSDVDGVYDGDPGKPGTSRIAQVHGPGDLAHVDIGSAGKAGVGTGGMVTKVEAARIAAAAGIPVVLTSAIHAGDALQGNDTGTYFHPADRRSADRLLWLQHASTPQGSLTLDDGAVRAVVERRKSLLPAGIAAVEGEFSAGDPVELRDGEGHAVARGLVNFDAKEIPQLLGRSTRELARELGPAYEREVVHRDDLVILHP, encoded by the coding sequence GTGATCGAGGCCCGCAGGATCGTCGTCAAGGTGGGTTCCTCGTCGCTGACCACCGCGGCCGGCGGCCTCGACGCCGACCGGGTCGACGCGCTCGTCGACGCCCTCGCCAAGAGCCGCAGCGGGGGAGAGAAGGAGATCGTCCTGGTCTCCTCCGGCGCCATCGCCGCGGGTCTGGCCCCGCTGGGCCTGCGCCGCCGTCCCAGGGACCTCGCCCGCCAGCAGGCCGCCGCCAGCGTCGGCCAGGGCCTGCTGGTCGCCCGCTATGCCGCCTCCTTCGCCCGCTACGGCGTCCGCGTCGGACAGGTCCTGCTCACCTCGGACGACATGAGCCGCCGCGCCCACCACCGCAACGCCTCCCGCACCCTCGACAAGCTGCTCGCGATGGGCGCGTTCCCCATCGTCAACGAGAACGACACCGTCGCCACCGACGAGATCCGCTTCGGCGACAACGACCGCCTCGCCGCCCTCGTCGCCCACCTCGTCCACGCCGACCTGCTGGTGCTGCTGTCCGACGTCGACGGCGTCTACGACGGCGACCCCGGCAAGCCCGGAACCTCGCGGATAGCTCAGGTCCACGGGCCCGGGGACCTCGCGCACGTCGACATCGGCAGCGCGGGCAAGGCCGGCGTCGGCACCGGCGGCATGGTCACCAAGGTCGAGGCGGCCCGGATCGCGGCCGCCGCCGGCATCCCGGTCGTCCTCACCAGCGCGATCCACGCCGGCGACGCGCTGCAGGGCAACGACACCGGCACCTACTTCCACCCCGCGGACAGGCGTTCCGCGGACCGGCTGCTGTGGCTGCAGCACGCCTCCACCCCGCAGGGCTCCCTCACGCTGGACGACGGGGCGGTGCGGGCGGTGGTCGAGCGCCGCAAGTCGCTGCTGCCGGCCGGAATCGCCGCGGTGGAGGGCGAGTTCAGCGCCGGGGACCCCGTAGAGCTGCGCGACGGCGAGGGGCACGCGGTGGCCCGCGGGCTCGTCAACTTCGACGCCAAGGAGATCCCCCAGCTCCTCGGCCGCTCGACCCGGGAACTGGCGCGCGAACTGGGACCGGCGTACGAACGCGAGGTCGTCCACCGGGACGACCTGGTGATCCTGCACCCCTGA
- a CDS encoding M48 family metallopeptidase has translation MPDDGHEHNGHEHVPSRQRRRFPGISSRAYEHPADRSALVALRKLSGFDTVFKALSGLLPERSLRLLFLSDSVRVSDQQFAHLNDMLRDACYILDLEKVPPMYVNQDPQPNAMCIGLDEPIIVVTTGLVELLDEEEMRAVVGHEVGHALSGHAVYRTILLFLTNLAIRVAWIPLGTLAIMAIVTALREWFRKSELSADRAGLLAGQDLQASMRGLMKIAGGNHLHEMNVDAFLKQAEEYEAGGDLRDSVLKILNLLPRSHPFTTIRAAELKKWAESRDYQRIMDGHYPRRTEDKDTSVSDSFRESAASYATNVKGSKDPLMKLVSDIAGGAGDLGGRVRRGFGGFASSAPSQERPTTDEPPADEPPADGPPTDTPPRGDG, from the coding sequence ATGCCCGATGACGGCCACGAGCACAACGGACACGAGCACGTACCGAGCAGGCAGCGCCGGCGCTTCCCGGGGATCTCCTCGCGCGCGTACGAACACCCGGCGGACCGTTCCGCTCTGGTGGCGCTGCGCAAGCTGAGCGGATTCGACACGGTCTTCAAGGCGCTCAGCGGGCTGCTGCCCGAGCGCAGCCTCAGGTTGCTGTTCCTGTCCGACTCGGTGCGCGTCTCGGACCAGCAGTTCGCTCACCTCAACGACATGCTGCGGGACGCCTGTTACATCCTGGACCTGGAGAAGGTCCCGCCGATGTACGTCAACCAGGACCCGCAGCCGAACGCGATGTGCATCGGCCTTGACGAGCCGATCATCGTCGTCACCACCGGTCTCGTCGAGCTGCTCGACGAGGAGGAGATGCGGGCGGTCGTCGGCCACGAGGTGGGCCACGCGCTGTCCGGCCACGCCGTGTACCGCACGATCCTGCTGTTCCTGACCAACCTGGCGATCCGGGTCGCCTGGATCCCGCTGGGCACCCTCGCGATCATGGCGATCGTGACGGCGCTGCGCGAGTGGTTCCGCAAGTCGGAGCTGTCCGCCGACCGGGCGGGGCTGCTGGCCGGCCAGGATCTGCAGGCCTCGATGCGCGGCCTGATGAAGATCGCGGGCGGCAACCACCTGCACGAGATGAACGTGGACGCGTTCCTGAAGCAGGCCGAGGAGTACGAGGCCGGCGGCGACCTGCGCGACTCCGTGCTGAAGATCCTGAACCTGCTGCCGCGATCCCACCCGTTCACCACCATCCGCGCGGCCGAGCTGAAGAAGTGGGCCGAGTCCCGGGACTACCAGCGGATCATGGACGGCCACTACCCGCGGCGCACCGAGGACAAGGACACCTCGGTCTCGGACTCGTTCCGTGAGTCGGCGGCGAGCTACGCGACCAATGTGAAGGGCTCCAAGGACCCGCTGATGAAGCTGGTCAGCGACATCGCCGGCGGGGCCGGGGACCTGGGCGGGCGGGTGCGGCGCGGCTTCGGCGGCTTCGCGAGTTCGGCGCCCTCGCAGGAGCGGCCGACGACCGACGAGCCGCCGGCCGACGAGCCGCCCGCGGACGGTCCGCCGACGGACACGCCGCCGCGCGGAGACGGCTGA
- a CDS encoding histidine phosphatase family protein translates to MSATGEVSAGRSGRGRRVILWRHGQTSWNVERRFQGSTDVKLTEEGVAQARRAARLLVSLKPDAIVASDLQRAANTAAELAALTGLEVAHDEALRETYAGVWQGLTHDEIIARHGEEYAAWKRGEPVRRGGGELETEVAERAAPVVLRHAEKLPDDGTLVVVSHGGTIRTTIGRLLGLEARHWESLGGLSNCCWSVLGEGARGWRLLEHNAGTLPEPVLGDDD, encoded by the coding sequence ATGAGCGCTACCGGTGAGGTGTCCGCGGGCCGTTCCGGCCGCGGGCGCCGCGTCATCCTGTGGCGGCACGGCCAGACCTCCTGGAACGTGGAGCGCCGCTTCCAGGGCAGCACGGACGTGAAGCTCACCGAGGAAGGCGTGGCCCAGGCCCGCCGCGCCGCCCGGCTGCTCGTCTCCCTCAAGCCCGACGCGATCGTCGCCTCCGACCTCCAGCGGGCCGCGAACACCGCGGCCGAGCTGGCCGCGCTCACCGGCCTTGAGGTCGCCCACGACGAGGCGCTGCGCGAGACCTACGCGGGCGTCTGGCAGGGGCTGACGCACGACGAGATCATCGCGCGCCACGGCGAGGAGTACGCCGCGTGGAAGCGCGGTGAGCCGGTCCGCCGCGGCGGCGGCGAGCTGGAGACCGAGGTGGCCGAGCGTGCCGCTCCCGTCGTGCTGCGGCACGCCGAGAAGCTCCCCGACGACGGCACCCTCGTGGTGGTCAGCCACGGCGGGACGATCCGCACCACCATCGGACGCCTCCTGGGCCTGGAGGCCCGCCACTGGGAGAGCCTCGGTGGTCTCTCCAACTGCTGCTGGTCCGTCCTCGGCGAGGGCGCGCGCGGCTGGCGCCTGCTGGAGCACAACGCCGGCACTCTGCCGGAGCCGGTGCTCGGCGACGACGACTGA